A genomic window from Triticum urartu cultivar G1812 chromosome 7, Tu2.1, whole genome shotgun sequence includes:
- the LOC125521153 gene encoding kinesin-like protein KIN-7D, chloroplastic isoform X1, with protein sequence MASPRRNASRGAAAAAAGRDGAQSDSPTYTTATPRSRFAVEFSPEAFDEPGAGEAPSAKESVTATVRFRPLSSREIRQGEEIAWYADGETIVRSEHNPNIAYAYDRVFGPTTTTQQVYDVAAQHVVSGAMQGINGTIFAYGVTSSGKTHTMHGDQRSPGIIPLAVKDAFGIIQETLNREFLLRVSYLEIYNEVVNDLLNPAGKNLRIREDLQGTFVEGIKEEVVLSPTHVLSLIAAGEEHRHVGSTNFNLLSSRSHTIFTLTVESSPFCESNEGETVTFSQLNLIDLAGSESSRAETTGARRKEGSYINKSLLTLGTVISKLTDGKATHVPFRNSKLTRLLQSSLSGQGRVSLICTVTPASSNSEETHNTLKFAHRSKHIEIQALQNKIIDEKSLIKKYQSEIRQLREELEQLKRGIFTATPLKDVTEDNIILWKQKLEDGNVKLQSRLEQEEEAKAALLGRIQRLTKLILVSTRATQTTRSSQHPGTRRRHSFGEGELAYLPHRRRDIVMNNYRNELVMPMEGFGEALEMSPKEEKQSRKGLLNWFKLRKRDSGSATLACSDGGKSSLTKSFTAPPTRLEDGINFLSEQRTWNSMLDENVPADFLSVDLGIPSDSSPVEEILSVQSVSRKSEILDDVDLLREQLKISSGEAVLHANVVKHLTEEAGISGMNKQIEMEKMANDEIKCKRQIISLENQNVHSVLDSQEKLDTSKLSSYYTKILKQLNEKAFQLEVKTADNRILEDQLEKKAIECEELRETVVYLKEQIVQALQIDEFLPERIRLQQQTGIGHDVGSQVHNDNPLSSDVSEKPLENTSQSEIGELKQRLCELTEAKAQLEARNQELLEESTYAKGLASAAGVELRALSEEVTKLVKQNEKLAGELESARNSTPRRASHSPKAARKGGHIERHEPGGKRDTNSSSQREQALEAMLAEKDQREAELQKKIEESKQKEAFLEGELANIWTLVAKLRKAEGNCEDDSDAIHTIV encoded by the exons ATGGCGTCGCCGCGCCGGAATGCCTcccgtggggcggcggcggcggcggcggggcgggatGGGGCTCAGTCGGACTCGCCGACGTACACCACCGCGACGCCCCGGTCGCGGTTCGCGGTGGAGTTCTCGCCCGAGGCGTTCGACGAGCCGGGGGCCGGGGAGGCGCCGTCGGCCAAGGAGAGCGTCACCGCCACCGTCCGCTTCCGGCCGCTCAG TTCGCGGGAGATTCGGCAGGGGGAGGAGATCGCGTGGTACGCGGACGGCGAGACCATCGTGCGGAGCGAGCACAATCCCAACATCGCCTATGCCTATG ATCGTGTGTTTGGACCAACTACGACAACACAACAGGTATATGATGTTGCGGCTCAACATGTTGTCAGTGGTGCCATGCAAGGAATAAATG GTACAATATTTGCATATGGGGTTACAAGCAGTGGGAAGACACACACGATGCAT GGAGATCAAAGATCCCCAGGGATTATACCTTTGGCCGTGAAAGATGCGTTTGGCATAATACAAGAG ACCCTGAATCGGGAGTTTCTTCTTCGTGTATCATACCTGGAAATTTATAACGAG GTTGTGAACGATCTCCTAAATCCTGCAGGGAAGAATTTACGAATTAGGGAGGATCTTCAG GGAACATTTGTTGAGGGCATAAAGGAAGAAGTAGTGTTATCTCCTACCCATGTTTTGTCCCTTATTGCAGCCGGAGAAg AGCATAGGCATGTTGGATCCACTAACTTTAATCTTCTAAGTAGCAGAAGCCACACAATTTTCACACTG ACAGTAGAGAGCAGCCCCTTCTGTGAGTCTAATGAAGGAGAAACGGTTACTTTTTCGCAGCTG AACCTCATCGATCTGGCAGGTTCAGAGAGTTCAAGGGCTGAAACAACAGGAGCACGCCGGAAGGAAGGGTCTTATATCAATAAAAGTCTGCTGACTCTTGGAACG GTGATATCAAAACTGACTGACGGAAAAGCTACTCATGTTCCATTCCGGAACTCAAAATTAACACGTTTGCTGCAGTCATCCTTGAGTGGCCAAGGACGTGTTTCT CTGATTTGCACGGTTACTCCAGCATCGAGCAACTCTGAAGAAACTCATAACACGTTAAAATTTGCCCACCGATCAAAGCACATTGAGATCCAAGCATTACAAAACAAG ATTATTGATGAGAAATCTCTAATAAAGAAGTACCAAAGTGAAATTCGTCAACTAAGGGAAGAGCTAGAACAACTGAAAAGAGGGATCTTTACTGCCACTCCTTTGAAAGATGTCACAGAAGATAATATCATTCTTTGGAAACAGAAG CTAGAAGATGGTAATGTCAAGCTTCAATCTAGACTggaacaagaagaagaagccaaAGCTGCTTTGCTTGGCAGGATACAGCGTCTAACAAAACTAATCCTGGTTTCCACCAGAGCAACCCAGACTACTAGATCATCTCAACATCCTGGCACAAGGCGCAGACATTCTTTTGGTGAAGGAGAG CTGGCATATCTCCCGCATAGAAGGCGAGATATTGTCATGAATAACTATAGAAATGAGCTGGTTATGCCGATGGAAGGATTTGGTGAAGCACTTGAAATGTCTCCTAAGGAGGAGAAGCAAAGTCGTAAAGGACTCCTTAACTGGTTCAAACTTCGG AAGCGTGATAGTGGTTCTGCTACCCTGGCATGTTCTGATGGTGGTAAATCTAGTTTGACCAAATCATTCACTGCTCCTCCAACACGTCTGGAGGATGGGATTAATTTTCTATCAGAACAGAGGACGTGGAATTCTATGCTTGATGAGAATGTACCAGCTGATTTTTTGAGCGTTGATCTTGGAATTCCTTCTGACAGCTCTCCTGTAGAAGAAATACTGTCCGTACAAAGT GTCAGCAGAAAAAGTGAAATCTTAGATGATGTTGATCTACTGAGGGAGCAGTTAAAGATTTCGTCAGGGGAGGCTGTGCTCCACGCAAACGTTGTAAAGCACCTCACAGAGGAAGCTGGAATAAGCGGAATGAACAAACAGATTGAG ATGGAAAAGATGGCCAATGATGAGATTAAATGCAAGCGGCAGATAATATCTTTGGAAAATCAAAATGTTCATTCAGTGTTAGACAGTCAAGAAAAGCTTGACACTTCAAAACTTTCATCG tattacACTAAGATACTTAAGCAACTCAATGAGAAGGCCTTTCAACTTGAG GTGAAAACAGCAGATAACAGGATACTGGAAGACCAGCTAGAGAAAAAG GCAATCGAATGTGAAGAGTTGCGAGAAACGGTTGTTTACTTGAAAGAACAGATCGTCCAAGCTCTTCAAATTGACGAGTTTTTACCAGAAAGAATCAGATTGCAGCAGCAAACAGGCATCGGCCATGACGTTGGATCGCAAGTTCATAATGATAATCCATTATCCAGTGATGTGTCTGAAAAGCCACTGgaaaacacatcacag TCAGAGATCGGCGAACTGAAGCAGAGATTGTGCGAACTGACTGAAGCCAAAGCTCAGCTAGAGGCCCGTAACCAGGAACTTCTGGAGGAAAGCACGTACGCCAAGGGCCTGGCCTCAGCCGCGGGTGTGGAACTGAGAGCACTTTCTGAAGAAGTCACCAAGCTCGTCAAGCAGAACGAGAAGCTCGCCGGCGAGTTGGAGTCGGCGAGAAACTCGACTCCACGAAGAGCAAGCCATAGCCCGAAGGCAGCTCGAAAGGGCGGCCACATCGAACGGCACGAACCGGGTGGTAAAAGGGACACGAACTCAAGCAGCCAGAGGGAGCAAGCTCTGGAGGCCATGCTCGCGGAGAAGGACCAGAGAGAAGCTGAACTTCAGAAGAAAATCGAGGAGTCGAAGCAGAAGGAGGCGTTCCTGGAGGGCGAGCTCGCAAATATATGGACCCTGGTGGCGAAACTGAGGAAGGCTGAGGGAAATTGCGAAGATGATTCAGATGCCATACACACGATTGTATAG
- the LOC125521153 gene encoding kinesin-like protein KIN-7D, chloroplastic isoform X2, translating into MASPRRNASRGAAAAAAGRDGAQSDSPTYTTATPRSRFAVEFSPEAFDEPGAGEAPSAKESVTATVRFRPLSSREIRQGEEIAWYADGETIVRSEHNPNIAYAYDRVFGPTTTTQQVYDVAAQHVVSGAMQGINGTIFAYGVTSSGKTHTMHGDQRSPGIIPLAVKDAFGIIQETLNREFLLRVSYLEIYNEVVNDLLNPAGKNLRIREDLQGTFVEGIKEEVVLSPTHVLSLIAAGEEHRHVGSTNFNLLSSRSHTIFTLTVESSPFCESNEGETVTFSQLNLIDLAGSESSRAETTGARRKEGSYINKSLLTLGTVISKLTDGKATHVPFRNSKLTRLLQSSLSGQGRVSLICTVTPASSNSEETHNTLKFAHRSKHIEIQALQNKIIDEKSLIKKYQSEIRQLREELEQLKRGIFTATPLKDVTEDNIILWKQKLEDGNVKLQSRLEQEEEAKAALLGRIQRLTKLILVSTRATQTTRSSQHPGTRRRHSFGEGELAYLPHRRRDIVMNNYRNELVMPMEGFGEALEMSPKEEKQSRKGLLNWFKLRVSRKSEILDDVDLLREQLKISSGEAVLHANVVKHLTEEAGISGMNKQIEMEKMANDEIKCKRQIISLENQNVHSVLDSQEKLDTSKLSSYYTKILKQLNEKAFQLEVKTADNRILEDQLEKKAIECEELRETVVYLKEQIVQALQIDEFLPERIRLQQQTGIGHDVGSQVHNDNPLSSDVSEKPLENTSQSEIGELKQRLCELTEAKAQLEARNQELLEESTYAKGLASAAGVELRALSEEVTKLVKQNEKLAGELESARNSTPRRASHSPKAARKGGHIERHEPGGKRDTNSSSQREQALEAMLAEKDQREAELQKKIEESKQKEAFLEGELANIWTLVAKLRKAEGNCEDDSDAIHTIV; encoded by the exons ATGGCGTCGCCGCGCCGGAATGCCTcccgtggggcggcggcggcggcggcggggcgggatGGGGCTCAGTCGGACTCGCCGACGTACACCACCGCGACGCCCCGGTCGCGGTTCGCGGTGGAGTTCTCGCCCGAGGCGTTCGACGAGCCGGGGGCCGGGGAGGCGCCGTCGGCCAAGGAGAGCGTCACCGCCACCGTCCGCTTCCGGCCGCTCAG TTCGCGGGAGATTCGGCAGGGGGAGGAGATCGCGTGGTACGCGGACGGCGAGACCATCGTGCGGAGCGAGCACAATCCCAACATCGCCTATGCCTATG ATCGTGTGTTTGGACCAACTACGACAACACAACAGGTATATGATGTTGCGGCTCAACATGTTGTCAGTGGTGCCATGCAAGGAATAAATG GTACAATATTTGCATATGGGGTTACAAGCAGTGGGAAGACACACACGATGCAT GGAGATCAAAGATCCCCAGGGATTATACCTTTGGCCGTGAAAGATGCGTTTGGCATAATACAAGAG ACCCTGAATCGGGAGTTTCTTCTTCGTGTATCATACCTGGAAATTTATAACGAG GTTGTGAACGATCTCCTAAATCCTGCAGGGAAGAATTTACGAATTAGGGAGGATCTTCAG GGAACATTTGTTGAGGGCATAAAGGAAGAAGTAGTGTTATCTCCTACCCATGTTTTGTCCCTTATTGCAGCCGGAGAAg AGCATAGGCATGTTGGATCCACTAACTTTAATCTTCTAAGTAGCAGAAGCCACACAATTTTCACACTG ACAGTAGAGAGCAGCCCCTTCTGTGAGTCTAATGAAGGAGAAACGGTTACTTTTTCGCAGCTG AACCTCATCGATCTGGCAGGTTCAGAGAGTTCAAGGGCTGAAACAACAGGAGCACGCCGGAAGGAAGGGTCTTATATCAATAAAAGTCTGCTGACTCTTGGAACG GTGATATCAAAACTGACTGACGGAAAAGCTACTCATGTTCCATTCCGGAACTCAAAATTAACACGTTTGCTGCAGTCATCCTTGAGTGGCCAAGGACGTGTTTCT CTGATTTGCACGGTTACTCCAGCATCGAGCAACTCTGAAGAAACTCATAACACGTTAAAATTTGCCCACCGATCAAAGCACATTGAGATCCAAGCATTACAAAACAAG ATTATTGATGAGAAATCTCTAATAAAGAAGTACCAAAGTGAAATTCGTCAACTAAGGGAAGAGCTAGAACAACTGAAAAGAGGGATCTTTACTGCCACTCCTTTGAAAGATGTCACAGAAGATAATATCATTCTTTGGAAACAGAAG CTAGAAGATGGTAATGTCAAGCTTCAATCTAGACTggaacaagaagaagaagccaaAGCTGCTTTGCTTGGCAGGATACAGCGTCTAACAAAACTAATCCTGGTTTCCACCAGAGCAACCCAGACTACTAGATCATCTCAACATCCTGGCACAAGGCGCAGACATTCTTTTGGTGAAGGAGAG CTGGCATATCTCCCGCATAGAAGGCGAGATATTGTCATGAATAACTATAGAAATGAGCTGGTTATGCCGATGGAAGGATTTGGTGAAGCACTTGAAATGTCTCCTAAGGAGGAGAAGCAAAGTCGTAAAGGACTCCTTAACTGGTTCAAACTTCGG GTCAGCAGAAAAAGTGAAATCTTAGATGATGTTGATCTACTGAGGGAGCAGTTAAAGATTTCGTCAGGGGAGGCTGTGCTCCACGCAAACGTTGTAAAGCACCTCACAGAGGAAGCTGGAATAAGCGGAATGAACAAACAGATTGAG ATGGAAAAGATGGCCAATGATGAGATTAAATGCAAGCGGCAGATAATATCTTTGGAAAATCAAAATGTTCATTCAGTGTTAGACAGTCAAGAAAAGCTTGACACTTCAAAACTTTCATCG tattacACTAAGATACTTAAGCAACTCAATGAGAAGGCCTTTCAACTTGAG GTGAAAACAGCAGATAACAGGATACTGGAAGACCAGCTAGAGAAAAAG GCAATCGAATGTGAAGAGTTGCGAGAAACGGTTGTTTACTTGAAAGAACAGATCGTCCAAGCTCTTCAAATTGACGAGTTTTTACCAGAAAGAATCAGATTGCAGCAGCAAACAGGCATCGGCCATGACGTTGGATCGCAAGTTCATAATGATAATCCATTATCCAGTGATGTGTCTGAAAAGCCACTGgaaaacacatcacag TCAGAGATCGGCGAACTGAAGCAGAGATTGTGCGAACTGACTGAAGCCAAAGCTCAGCTAGAGGCCCGTAACCAGGAACTTCTGGAGGAAAGCACGTACGCCAAGGGCCTGGCCTCAGCCGCGGGTGTGGAACTGAGAGCACTTTCTGAAGAAGTCACCAAGCTCGTCAAGCAGAACGAGAAGCTCGCCGGCGAGTTGGAGTCGGCGAGAAACTCGACTCCACGAAGAGCAAGCCATAGCCCGAAGGCAGCTCGAAAGGGCGGCCACATCGAACGGCACGAACCGGGTGGTAAAAGGGACACGAACTCAAGCAGCCAGAGGGAGCAAGCTCTGGAGGCCATGCTCGCGGAGAAGGACCAGAGAGAAGCTGAACTTCAGAAGAAAATCGAGGAGTCGAAGCAGAAGGAGGCGTTCCTGGAGGGCGAGCTCGCAAATATATGGACCCTGGTGGCGAAACTGAGGAAGGCTGAGGGAAATTGCGAAGATGATTCAGATGCCATACACACGATTGTATAG
- the LOC125522455 gene encoding uncharacterized protein LOC125522455, which translates to MASGGYGYGGPYSSYQPAAAPFYYAQRPARGGGSRPPLHLFLLLATLLLLAATSLYARCEAAVEGMVQQLRPLLILSPLLLIVAVQLWVATSGDHQGRGGGALAYLLEQVAPSDQYYRSGTSYGRWDAGSSPWGVAVVLVLVLILVSYQSSFQEWRLFPLRGR; encoded by the coding sequence ATGGCGAGCGGCGGCTACGGCTACGGCGGCCCCTACTCCTCCTACCAGCCTGCGGCCGCGCCCTTCTACTACGCGCAGCggccggcgaggggcggcggctcGCGCCCGCCGCTCCACCTCTTCCTGCTGCTCGCgacgctcctcctcctcgccgccacCTCGCTGTACGCGCGGTgcgaggcggcggtggagggCATGGTCCAGCAGCTCCGGCCGCTGCTCATCCTGTCCCCGCTGCTGCTCATCGTCGCCGTGCAGCTCTGGGTGGCGACCAGCGGGGATCATCAAGGGCGAGGCGGGGGCGCACTCGCGTACCTCCTCGAGCAGGTGGCTCCGTCGGACCAGTACTACAGGAGCGGCACCTCGTACGGCCGGTGGGACGCCGGCTCGTCGCCGTGGGGCGTGGCGGTGGTGCTCGTGCTCGTCCTGATCTTGGTCTCGTACCAGTCTTCGTTCCAGGAGTGGCGGTTGTTCCCGCTGCGCGGCCGGTGA